A single Kitasatospora kifunensis DNA region contains:
- a CDS encoding fatty acyl-AMP ligase: protein MTLYIDSPSSLWVTPRLGEATAPATDATEPRTLADALVRRSEEQPDKVAYVFLHEGEEPGETLTYRELHEAARIRAAALAARGLTGRTAVLLYPSGLEFVRSLLGCLYARVIGAPVQVPRQRHGLARLRRIADDAGTSTVLTTASVKADLEERFGDSVELAGLTLIATESLGPAPTGARGTEDRSTLRPPEPGDIALLQYTSGSTGDPKGVIVTHANFLANAVETEALWPSAPNGTVVNWLPLFHDMGMLFGVVLPLWAGVPSYLMAPHAFIRRPARWLEAISRFRATHAAAPSFAYELCVRAQEEGKTAHVGDLSSWRVAVNGAEPVRLRTVRAFTDAFARHGFDPAAMCPGYGLAENTLKATGSRQDTAPTALWLSAQALREGRAEVCEEPSGDTTPVVSSGVTVGGTRVRIVDPQTLRECPSGRVGEIWISGPCVAEGYWRRPEAGAETFRARVLDDDAVPGTAAETYLRSGDLGFLHDDELYVTGRLKDVIIRNGRNYYPQDIELSAETSIPGLHPNCAAAFSVDDGGTERIVVVVEADGRVLRAHSEQDLRTRVRDAVWDNHRLEADEVLVVRRGALSKTSSGKVQRRACRKRYEEGAFRPQAPRSAASDGSPRRQR, encoded by the coding sequence ATGACCCTCTACATCGACTCTCCAAGTTCGCTATGGGTGACCCCCCGGTTGGGCGAGGCGACGGCGCCCGCCACCGACGCGACCGAGCCACGCACCCTGGCCGATGCCCTGGTCCGCCGCAGCGAGGAGCAGCCCGACAAGGTCGCCTACGTCTTCCTTCACGAGGGGGAGGAACCCGGCGAGACCCTGACCTACCGTGAACTCCACGAGGCCGCGCGCATCCGGGCCGCCGCGCTCGCGGCGCGCGGGCTGACCGGGCGGACCGCGGTGCTGCTCTACCCATCGGGACTGGAGTTCGTACGCTCCCTGCTCGGTTGCCTGTACGCACGGGTCATCGGTGCTCCCGTCCAAGTCCCCCGACAGCGGCACGGGTTGGCGCGGCTGCGCCGGATCGCCGACGACGCCGGCACGTCCACGGTGCTGACCACAGCGTCCGTCAAGGCCGATCTGGAGGAGCGGTTCGGCGACTCGGTGGAACTCGCCGGGCTCACCCTCATCGCCACCGAGTCGCTCGGCCCCGCGCCGACCGGCGCCCGCGGTACGGAGGACAGATCCACGCTCAGACCTCCGGAGCCGGGGGACATCGCCCTCCTCCAGTACACCTCGGGCTCCACCGGCGACCCCAAAGGCGTCATCGTCACCCATGCGAACTTCCTGGCCAACGCAGTGGAGACCGAGGCCCTGTGGCCCAGTGCCCCGAACGGCACAGTGGTGAACTGGCTCCCGCTCTTCCACGACATGGGGATGCTCTTCGGCGTTGTGCTCCCCTTGTGGGCGGGAGTGCCCTCGTACCTGATGGCCCCGCACGCCTTCATCCGCCGACCGGCGCGCTGGCTGGAGGCGATCTCCCGCTTCCGCGCCACCCACGCGGCGGCCCCCAGCTTCGCCTACGAACTCTGCGTCCGCGCACAGGAGGAGGGGAAGACCGCGCACGTGGGCGACCTGTCCAGCTGGCGGGTAGCGGTCAACGGCGCCGAACCGGTCCGCCTGCGGACCGTCCGGGCCTTCACCGACGCCTTCGCGCGGCACGGCTTCGATCCTGCCGCGATGTGCCCCGGCTACGGCCTCGCCGAGAACACCCTCAAGGCGACCGGAAGCCGACAGGACACGGCGCCCACCGCGCTGTGGCTGTCTGCGCAGGCCCTGCGCGAGGGCCGGGCCGAAGTCTGCGAGGAGCCCTCGGGTGATACCACTCCCGTCGTCAGCAGCGGAGTGACCGTCGGAGGCACACGGGTGCGGATCGTCGACCCGCAGACGCTTCGGGAGTGCCCCTCGGGACGGGTCGGGGAGATCTGGATCAGCGGTCCTTGCGTGGCCGAGGGCTACTGGAGGCGCCCCGAGGCCGGTGCGGAGACCTTCCGCGCGCGCGTCCTTGACGACGACGCGGTGCCCGGAACAGCGGCCGAAACGTACCTGCGCAGCGGCGATCTCGGTTTCCTGCACGACGACGAGTTGTACGTGACCGGCCGGCTCAAGGACGTCATCATCCGCAATGGCCGCAACTACTACCCCCAGGACATCGAGTTGTCGGCGGAGACCTCGATACCCGGCCTCCACCCCAACTGCGCGGCTGCCTTCTCCGTGGACGACGGCGGTACGGAGCGCATCGTGGTGGTCGTCGAAGCCGACGGCCGGGTGCTCAGGGCCCACAGCGAGCAGGACCTGCGCACCCGCGTACGGGACGCTGTCTGGGACAACCACCGGCTGGAGGCGGACGAAGTGCTCGTCGTCCGCCGCGGCGCGCTGTCGAAGACCTCCAGCGGCAAGGTGCAACGTCGGGCGTGCCGAAAGCGCTACGAGGAGGGCGCCTTCCGTCCGCAAGCCCCCAGGTCCGCCGCCTCGGACGGATCGCCGCGCCGACAGCGGTGA